GCCTGGAGCGGACCCCGCCCGCCCACCGCCCCTCCACCTGCAGGTCCGGGAACTAAGCACAGGCCCTCCGCCCGGCGGTGCCCTTGCCCCCGCCGCCTGGGGTTCGGGGTTCCCACTGCGCCTTCCGGGGCGATCTCCTGTTTTCTGAGCCCAGATCAGGCTCTTGGAAGAAAATTCAAGTTTGtacatttttttccccacaggTGAGAAGCGTTTATAatagatttgtatttttttcaattttgtgctctttagacatttaaaaagaaaaaaagttttgctttttaaCTTTTAGTTCCGATTTGCGGTTTAACAGCCTCAGATCCTCTTCCAGAGCCCCAGCGTTCGtgggttttggtgttttttgtttttttcgtCTTATTTATGGAGAAAAACACGGTCATTTTGTCCAACACACTGTGAGGCCCCCTCTcaggctctgccctggccctcccttgGTACTTGGAACCGAAGTTACAGATgttatattaaaacaataattaatgtACACACCTGGATTTTTGCCTTATTATGCAGAAGTGTAAGAAGACTCTTCGGTTTGTACAGAACAAGTGGAACAAATGTAAACAGTCTGTTAACATACGTGACGTCATTAAATTCCGAGTCACACACACTTTACACATGTCCCTCCAGGGCCGTGTGACTCACGGGCCATCAGCCCCGCCTGTGGGCACGGTGACCCTTCAGCTATGCCAGGGCCCgggtgggcagggggcggggggttggggacAGCACCCCAGCTCTGGCACCGGCTGCCAGCGCTGGCCTCTGGGACCCCTCTGTGGACAAGTCGGGTTTTAGAAGCGAAGACTCTACATCGATCATAAAACATCGACTTCTGTCTATCTTCTCCGACGGCATCAGCCAACGCCTGTCCAGCGTTGTCCCTCCGACCGGCCAGCACCTGGCGTGGGAGGGTCTTTTGGTCTCAGTGTTGCAATGTCCCTCCGAGAGGACCTGGGGGCACCTGAGGTCTCGGACCCGCCAAGCCCACGTCGCCACCTGGTGGCCGACCTTGGAATTGCGCCGGGCCAAGCGGGTATCGTCATTCTTCCTTTGCACGTGAGGGGTTAATGTGCTGCCTCCCGTGAGCACCCGGACCAGGGACGGGACTCACAACCTTCAGGTGTGTGGGAGCTGATTTCCTGTGTTTCCTGTACCGTCAGCGTTGTTTACAGAGTCTTTTCAGTTTGGGATAAcggacttatttttaaatatatcttcattgattatataggggggagagggagagagagaaacatcaatgatgagagagaatcatgtatcggctgcctcctgcacgccctacactggggatcgaaccccccaacctgggcatgtgccctgacctggaattgaactgtgacctcctgattcataggttgatgctcaaccactgaatcacaccagcccTGGTTCAACTGATTATTTTTACTTGCAAAGACAGGCACTTAAGCGTCTCTTATGGAACgccgaggggagggggggtgtatGTGGGACGTGTGGCCTTTCTCCGCCAGGTCACAGCTGGTCTCTGGTTCACACAACTTCGGCTGCTTGGGGGTCACTGTCGCACCAGACCTGACCAGACCCTGCTTTGTCATCGTCTCCACATTTTCTACGGCTCTTTTTGGCCTTTATTGTCGGAAGAACACGGACATGACAACACCCACTTGGGCTGCATCAGTGGTTTATTGGTGGAGTCATTGAGCTGCAGGCCCCAGAAGGCGGTCGCGTGGCGGGGGGCTCCTGCTGAGGGGCAGTCGGCCAGTCCGGGCCACCACACAGATCCGGTGCGCGTCACTGCAGGACACAGCGGCAGTCAGAGCACAGTGTCCTGCACCGACGTCACGCCCCCTTTGCCAAGGGGCTCGGCTCATCTGGGACAAGGGCACCGTTTGGACCATATGGCTCATTCGGCCACAATTGGGCACATTTCTGTGGACACGTGGGGCCTGGGCGCTGGTGATACCACATCGGGATGTGGGTGCGGAACACAGGGGTCAGCCACCCCTTGATAATCAGGCAGATGTGTGGATCCTTCCAGCAGCACATGTCACATCAGTGCTGTCTCATCCCCACAGCCCATCTCGGCCCCTGTGCCCGTCCGCAtcccccctcacctcctcccgcccccacgTGAGGTTCTGCCAGTGGCAGGCTCCTGGGGAGGGTCCgctcagcctccagcccagggtggtggcaggCCCTGTCCACTGCCCCCAGGTGCTCCCGGTCCCAGGCCCCGTCCTTCACCGGACGCCTCAGCACTGGTCCCACTGGGCCCCGGATGGACCTGGAACCTTCCCCCGGCCAGGACCACCTCCTTCCAACACCCCGTccagcccccgcccacccactGGCTGCATGACGCCCCGCCCACCCACTGGCTGCCCGatgccccgcccacccactgGCTGCCCGatgccccgcccacccactgGCTGCATGACGCCCCGCCCACCCACTGGCTGCCCGatgccccgcccacccactgGCTGCCCGatgccccgcccacccactgGCTGCCCGatgccccgcccacccactgGCACTCACCGGGGGCAGGCAGTGCGCCAGGAGCCCGTTGCGGGGCACGCAGCGCGGGGAGCTGGCCTCGGTCAGGCGGATGCAGCACAGGCTGCGGCACTCCTTGTGGTGCAGGCAGTGGTCGTGGTTGGGCTGCGAGACAGAGGCCCCTGGACCTCCGCCCTCGGAGAAAGCGGGCAGGtgagcccggccccgccccgccccgccctcaccTTGAGCCACTGCAGGCACTGGGAGAAGATGGTGCGGGGCGTGCAGAACTTGGAGGGGTTGTAGTTGTTGGTGACGCAGCAGTTGCTCTTGCACTCCTTATTGTCGGTGCACGAGTAGCCGTTGGGCTGCAGGACGAACGGCCAGGCTTTCGGGCCACCGAGACCCCCCAAGAGGcggtgcctccctccccaccctcccaccgaGCCCTCGCACCTTCCGCCAGGACAGGCACTGCAGGAAGATGGTCTGGGACGTGCAGAACTTCTGGGGGTTCAGGCTGTTGGTGACGCAGCAATCGGTCTGGCATTCCAGGTTTTCTTCACAGGTGTCCCCGATCCCCTGCGGGGCCCAGGGCGTTGCAGACCCCAAAAGAGCCCCCCTGTTCTCCGCTTCCCTTGGTCCCGCCCGGGTCCGCCTGGGTCCCACCGGCCTTCGGACTTATCGAACCTGGCGGGGTTTCTGGAacattcacagagcagggaggggggtTGGCCTGGGGCCGCGGACAGACACGGGGAGAAGGGGGCAACCGTTGTCTGTGTCTATCCTGAGCCCAGTGGACagagggtaaactgaggcacggagCCGGGAAAGCTCGTGAGTGGCCGAGCCGCAGGGCAGGAGAAAGAAGCCTCCcaccggggtggctcagtggtgagcgccaacctaggaaccaggaggtcacggttc
The sequence above is drawn from the Myotis daubentonii chromosome 19, mMyoDau2.1, whole genome shotgun sequence genome and encodes:
- the LRCOL1 gene encoding leucine-rich colipase-like protein 1, whose translation is MALAGCLPLPLLLLWARPVSSVTVETDHLVLSHKGIGDTCEENLECQTDCCVTNSLNPQKFCTSQTIFLQCLSWRKPNGYSCTDNKECKSNCCVTNNYNPSKFCTPRTIFSQCLQWLKPNHDHCLHHKECRSLCCIRLTEASSPRCVPRNGLLAHCLPPAKKSRRKCGDDDKAGSGQVWCDSDPQAAEVV